The region TTCTTTAAATAGAGGATTGACATATTTGCAAGCTGAAGGTGGTTATCAGCATGATCAAAAGCAAGTGATTTATTTGGTGGTTCAACCGCGGAAAATTCCACAATTGAAGCAATTAATTAAAGCGATTGATGAACGGGCATTTGTGACGGTACTGGATACCCATGAAGTGGTTGGAGAGGGCTTTAGTTATCAACGCAAAAGATACCATGTTAATTGGCAGCACAGTAAAGAATAAAAATTAATAGCCGTTTTAATATGAAAAAACGGCTATAATCTACTAGTCACTGATTAGAAAATTGTTGTTTTGATCACGTAGAGCAGTTGGGTATTGAACAATAACATATGTGAAAACGGCCAGGATTCAAATTTTATAGTTTTACTATTGAGACAGCCTTGAAACCAATAGGTGTATTTTTTACAAGCCTTAAGTTTTGACAAGTATCAAGTAACTATTTTTTGAAATAATGCGGGGAAAATTATGAAACGAAATATTCAGTCTATCGGAAATACTATGCTCAGTATTATCAGTAGTACAGTTGTTGTATTATCATCTATGATTTTTTTGAAATGGGTAAGTAGTCATATTGTTGTTGCAGTTTTTCCATTTGTCATCTTTTACACGTTTAGAACAACCGGAATTTTTTTATTCGTGGCATAAGAACTAAGATAAATAGCTATATACTACTAAAACTAGCTATCTATTGTGGCCTTTTAGGTTCATTATTTGGTTTAGTTGGGGTGTCATTTTTGGAATTAGAGCTTGTTTCAGGGTTATTTCTCGGGTTGAGTGCGGCTTGGCTACCAATGGCTAACAATACTATTAATTATTATAAATTTGAAAATCATTGGTAGCGTCAAGAATCTTGTGTAAATGAAATGCCTTCGTACATATAATATGTATCTAACTTAAATAAATGATGCTTCCAAGGTGTCCTGGAGTCCTTTGAACCCTCGGTGGATCCGCTTCAGAGACTTCTCGTTATAAACATTAAACTGAGAAACCAGGAAGCGATCCAGTGAATCTTCCGTTGGAAATTGTTCTTTGTGGTGGGTGGTGCGCTTGAGATGCTTATTAAAGTTCTCAATCAGGTTAGTGGCGTATAGTGATTGCCGGATAGCTGGTGGAAAGTCCATGAAAGTGAGTAAATTCGGCATTTTAAGCAGATCTTTGATTAATTTGGGATAGGTCTGTATTGTGAAGCCAGTCGACGTTGCTGGAAAGCTTGAACCTGTTCATTGACGGCTTTAGTCATGTTGGAAACCGTGGCTTGGGAGTAGTGAGCACCGTACATTTTCTCAATGAGTTCGGCAATTTCAGCAGTGGTAATTCCCTTGGTATACAACTGAATGACCGTTGTTTCTAA is a window of Lactiplantibacillus brownii DNA encoding:
- a CDS encoding YitT family protein; the protein is MTYLQAEGGYQHDQKQVIYLVVQPRKIPQLKQLIKAIDERAFVTVLDTHEVVGEGFSYQRKRYHVNWQHSKE